A single genomic interval of Nonomuraea rubra harbors:
- a CDS encoding AraC family transcriptional regulator yields the protein MMEIRHLSEAPTGRRPLAPGAGIDAHRHDTHQIAYACRGVISVTTDAGTWVAPANRALWVPAGTVHEHRAHGDTDLRLVGLTENPLGLGRPAVLAVGPLLRELIITYTGDPPDGRSDDERERLLAVLLDQLRHAPEQPLHLPTARDPRLAAVCAALHRDPADNSTLARFAARAGTSDRTLARLFRAELGMTFPQWRTQLRLHHALLLLADGSPVTAVAHRCGWASASAFIDVFRRAFGYTPGRLRPTP from the coding sequence ATGATGGAAATCCGCCATCTGTCCGAGGCGCCCACCGGCCGCCGTCCCCTCGCGCCGGGCGCGGGCATCGACGCCCACCGTCACGACACCCACCAGATCGCGTACGCCTGCCGCGGCGTCATCTCCGTCACCACCGATGCCGGCACCTGGGTGGCCCCCGCGAACCGGGCCCTGTGGGTGCCCGCCGGGACCGTCCACGAGCACCGCGCGCACGGCGACACGGACCTGCGCCTGGTCGGCCTCACGGAGAACCCGCTCGGGCTCGGCCGCCCCGCGGTCCTGGCGGTCGGCCCGCTGCTCCGCGAACTGATCATCACCTACACCGGCGACCCTCCCGACGGCCGAAGCGACGACGAGCGGGAGCGGCTGCTGGCGGTGCTGCTCGACCAGCTCAGGCACGCCCCCGAGCAGCCGCTCCACCTGCCCACCGCCAGGGACCCGCGCCTGGCCGCCGTCTGCGCCGCCCTGCACCGCGACCCCGCCGACAACAGCACCCTGGCCCGGTTCGCCGCCAGGGCCGGGACCAGCGACCGCACGCTGGCCCGCCTCTTCCGGGCCGAGCTGGGCATGACATTCCCCCAGTGGCGCACCCAGCTCCGCCTCCACCACGCCCTCCTCCTGCTCGCCGACGGCAGCCCGGTGACGGCCGTGGCGCACCGGTGCGGGTGGGCGTCGGCGAGCGCGTTCATCGACGTGTTCAGGCGTGCCTTCGGCTACACACCCGGCCGCCTCCGCCCGACGCCCTGA
- a CDS encoding transglycosylase domain-containing protein — protein MTVLRSVGALGLAGALGGVLAAALAAPLVGGGGLAAMSVTNTFVDLPPAPREEPLAQVTRLLDKDGRPFAQFYEANRTAVRLGAVAPVMRRAIVAIEDARFYEHGGLDVRGTLRALLTNTQAGGIRQGGSSLTQQLVKNILVESARSDAERDRARAPNLARKITELRLALALEKKYRKDEILERYLNIAYFGAGAHGVEAAARRFFSTSASRLTLTQAATLAGAVRMPYSTDPSLGQEHRERLKMRRDLVLDRMAGLKQITQQEAASGKAAPLGIRLRPEPGGCAQSEYPFYCMYVQRELLSNPVFGNTERERQRRMARGGLTIRTSLDPIAQRAAERAIREHVSPEDTEVAAEAMVEPRTGRIRAMAASKRFGRNPGNRKNGPKTTFNLPADVAHGGGQGFQAGSTFKVFTLATALQQGWRFGDGFQTPGSLVPGQGYRDCSGKPVNDPNTRVLNASGEGEGGPHSIETGTWKSVNIFYMMLERKVGLCNVVRMARTLGATRADGEPLKEVPTFTLGVNEMDPVTVAASFAAFAARGQYCRPLAIVEIVGRDGRRTHVPPSCEQVIERPIADAVNHVLEGVFDKGTMKGQSIGRPAAGKTGTNNGYTSAWFAGYTPHLAAAVSVGDIRGSYRFPLQGVQIGDRYYGSVQGASLPGPIWVESMGAALRRTEPRGFAGPDMSRFGGGHTPGLEEALAEEERKKRGNNPFGRRARRLFEWLLGQSPGPSVEWPPPRERERPDRLLRRLPPDRPLLERPRRGPADGAPEGRRYGRRP, from the coding sequence GTGACCGTACTCAGATCCGTCGGGGCGCTCGGCCTGGCGGGGGCGCTCGGCGGGGTGCTGGCGGCCGCGCTGGCCGCTCCGCTGGTGGGCGGGGGCGGCCTGGCGGCGATGAGCGTCACGAACACCTTCGTGGACCTGCCGCCCGCCCCGCGCGAGGAGCCGCTCGCCCAGGTGACCAGGCTGCTGGACAAGGACGGGCGGCCGTTCGCCCAGTTCTACGAGGCCAACAGGACGGCCGTCCGGCTCGGCGCGGTCGCGCCCGTGATGCGCAGGGCCATCGTGGCGATCGAGGACGCCCGCTTCTACGAGCACGGCGGCCTCGACGTCAGGGGCACGCTCCGGGCACTGCTCACCAACACCCAGGCAGGCGGCATCCGGCAGGGCGGCTCGTCCCTGACCCAGCAGCTCGTCAAGAACATCCTGGTGGAGAGCGCGCGCAGCGACGCGGAACGCGACAGGGCCCGCGCCCCCAACCTGGCCCGCAAGATCACCGAGCTGCGGCTGGCGCTGGCGCTGGAGAAGAAGTACCGCAAGGACGAGATCCTGGAGCGGTACCTGAACATCGCCTACTTCGGCGCGGGCGCGCACGGGGTGGAGGCCGCGGCCAGGCGGTTCTTCTCCACCTCCGCCTCCCGGCTGACGCTCACCCAGGCGGCCACGCTGGCGGGGGCGGTGCGCATGCCGTACTCGACGGATCCCTCGCTCGGGCAGGAGCACAGGGAGCGCCTGAAGATGCGGCGCGACCTCGTGCTCGACCGCATGGCGGGGCTCAAGCAGATCACCCAGCAGGAGGCGGCGAGCGGCAAGGCGGCGCCGCTCGGCATCCGGCTGCGGCCCGAGCCCGGCGGCTGCGCCCAGAGCGAGTACCCGTTCTACTGCATGTACGTGCAGCGCGAGCTCCTGTCGAACCCCGTCTTCGGCAACACCGAGCGCGAACGGCAGCGCAGGATGGCCAGGGGCGGCCTGACGATCAGGACCAGCCTCGACCCGATCGCGCAGCGCGCCGCCGAGCGGGCCATCCGCGAGCACGTCTCGCCGGAGGACACCGAGGTGGCCGCCGAGGCCATGGTGGAGCCGCGTACCGGGCGGATCAGGGCGATGGCCGCCAGCAAACGCTTCGGCCGCAACCCCGGCAACCGCAAGAATGGCCCCAAGACCACCTTCAACCTGCCGGCCGACGTGGCGCACGGCGGCGGGCAGGGATTCCAGGCCGGCTCCACGTTCAAGGTGTTCACCCTGGCCACCGCGCTGCAGCAGGGGTGGCGCTTCGGCGACGGCTTCCAGACGCCGGGGTCGCTGGTGCCGGGGCAGGGCTACCGCGACTGCTCGGGCAAGCCCGTCAACGACCCGAACACCCGCGTGCTGAACGCCAGCGGCGAGGGCGAGGGCGGGCCGCACAGCATCGAGACCGGCACCTGGAAGTCGGTGAACATCTTCTACATGATGCTGGAGCGCAAGGTCGGGCTCTGCAACGTCGTGCGCATGGCCAGGACGCTCGGCGCCACCAGGGCGGACGGGGAGCCGCTGAAGGAGGTGCCGACGTTCACGCTGGGGGTCAACGAGATGGACCCGGTGACGGTCGCGGCGTCCTTCGCGGCGTTCGCGGCGCGGGGGCAGTACTGCCGGCCGCTGGCCATCGTGGAGATCGTCGGCAGGGACGGGCGGCGCACCCACGTGCCGCCGTCCTGCGAGCAGGTCATCGAACGGCCCATCGCGGACGCGGTCAACCACGTGCTGGAGGGCGTGTTCGACAAGGGCACGATGAAGGGGCAGAGCATCGGGCGGCCCGCCGCGGGGAAGACGGGCACCAACAACGGCTACACCTCCGCCTGGTTCGCCGGCTACACGCCGCACCTGGCGGCGGCGGTCAGCGTGGGGGACATCCGGGGGTCCTACCGGTTCCCGCTGCAGGGGGTGCAGATCGGGGACCGGTACTACGGGTCGGTGCAGGGGGCGTCGCTGCCGGGGCCGATCTGGGTGGAGTCGATGGGGGCGGCGCTGCGGCGTACGGAGCCGCGCGGGTTCGCCGGGCCCGACATGTCACGCTTCGGGGGCGGGCACACGCCGGGGCTGGAGGAGGCGCTGGCCGAGGAGGAGCGCAAGAAGCGGGGGAACAACCCGTTCGGGCGGCGGGCCCGGCGGCTGTTCGAGTGGCTGCTCGGGCAGAGCCCCGGGCCGTCTGTGGAGTGGCCGCCGCCGCGCGAGCGCGAGCGCCCGGACCGGCTGCTCCGCCGCCTGCCCCCGGACCGCCCCCTGCTGGAACGGCCCCGCCGCGGCCCGGCCGACGGGGCGCCCGAGGGGCGGCGTTACGGGCGCAGGCCGTGA
- a CDS encoding MarR family transcriptional regulator translates to MPTDGPTVDQGVREMLLLMPRLVARAKRMPVPEQLRDFALTPRHLSLLALLLYDGPATVKTLAGRLEIASTTVSLMVGDLSRQGILVRTEDERDRRRTIVSIGDGHRDAIEGWLAAGADAWRTALEPLAPRERQLVIDALRTYERETMKRTGQPD, encoded by the coding sequence ATGCCTACGGACGGCCCGACCGTCGACCAGGGAGTGCGGGAGATGCTCCTGCTGATGCCGCGGCTGGTCGCGCGTGCCAAGCGCATGCCGGTCCCCGAGCAGCTGCGCGACTTCGCGCTCACCCCCCGCCACCTGTCCCTGCTCGCCCTCCTGCTGTACGACGGCCCCGCCACGGTGAAGACGCTGGCCGGGAGGCTGGAGATCGCGTCCACGACGGTCAGCCTGATGGTCGGTGACCTGAGCCGGCAGGGGATCCTCGTACGGACCGAGGACGAGCGCGACCGCCGGCGCACGATCGTGAGCATCGGCGACGGGCACCGCGACGCGATCGAGGGCTGGCTGGCCGCGGGCGCGGACGCGTGGCGGACCGCGCTGGAGCCGCTGGCCCCGCGCGAGCGGCAGCTGGTCATCGACGCGCTGCGCACGTACGAGCGCGAGACGATGAAGCGCACCGGGCAGCCCGACTGA
- a CDS encoding VOC family protein: MPVYDLDHVTLGVRHLYESAERLRRETGLRSHEGGWLAVMPTAHRVIPLPGDAFINVESVIDHHAELPPEIGAFRTWFEETTRRGDHWMTWNLRARSYADLEDVARRFGGEVVTAPGALRPDGTSSTTVMAPGNAALTWARGLPNWYYHEDLDQHPARRAPMAHERPLLAVAWLELGGDPDEVEDHLGPETFQALPLRFVGGTPGLRGLGLTTEDGAEIAIRAASGAAGLAELAAR; encoded by the coding sequence ATGCCCGTGTACGACCTCGACCACGTCACCCTCGGCGTACGTCACCTCTACGAGAGCGCGGAGCGGCTGCGCCGCGAGACCGGGCTGCGCAGCCACGAGGGAGGATGGCTGGCGGTCATGCCCACCGCCCACCGCGTCATCCCGCTGCCGGGCGACGCCTTCATCAACGTCGAGTCCGTGATCGACCACCACGCCGAGCTGCCCCCGGAGATCGGCGCGTTCCGCACCTGGTTCGAGGAGACCACCCGCCGGGGCGACCACTGGATGACGTGGAACCTCCGGGCCCGCAGCTACGCGGACCTCGAGGACGTGGCCCGCCGCTTCGGCGGCGAGGTCGTGACGGCCCCGGGCGCCCTGCGGCCGGACGGGACGTCCTCGACCACGGTCATGGCGCCCGGCAACGCCGCGCTGACCTGGGCCCGCGGGCTCCCCAACTGGTACTACCACGAGGACCTGGACCAGCACCCGGCACGCCGGGCGCCGATGGCGCACGAACGGCCCCTGCTCGCGGTCGCCTGGCTCGAACTCGGCGGCGACCCCGACGAGGTGGAGGACCACCTCGGCCCCGAGACGTTCCAGGCCCTGCCCCTGCGCTTCGTCGGCGGGACGCCGGGCCTGCGGGGGCTCGGCCTCACCACCGAGGACGGGGCCGAGATCGCCATCCGCGCCGCCTCGGGCGCGGCCGGCCTCGCCGAACTGGCCGCACGGTAG
- a CDS encoding MFS transporter: MAWLRSFWSGLPAEGRWLLAVVAAQTLGRGLTLPFTIIYLREVRGFDLGVAGALMALVAVAGFAATVPTGRLVDRYGARGVLLGGQGAMAAGCALLAFAAGPWTAGAALTLIGLTFGAALPAFNTMIAAVADGDVRQRFFGVHFALMNLGIGAGGVAGGLFVDVEAPATFAAVYLAEAATALVAMAVLLLPLRRLRGRAGRGAAPGAGRDPAPGPREAGYRAVLRQPAARRLAAVTFIGVLAGHGQFQVGIPSFAREVAGVSTGAIGLAFAVNTVMIVVLQLPVLSAIGGRRRTRAMLVMGGAWAGAWVLLGLSALGAGDLPPGAGPGAGAAVATAGLLAFMAVFAFGETLLQPTVPAVTNDLATDHDRGRYNAVNAAAFNGGAIAAPAVAGLLLGLDLGAWYVGLMAAGCLALCGLALALERVLPPEANGVPATAAPGAR; encoded by the coding sequence GTGGCCTGGCTCCGCTCGTTCTGGTCAGGGCTGCCCGCCGAGGGGCGGTGGCTGCTCGCCGTCGTCGCCGCGCAGACGCTCGGCCGGGGCCTGACACTGCCCTTCACGATCATCTACCTGCGCGAGGTGCGGGGGTTCGACCTCGGGGTGGCCGGTGCGCTGATGGCGCTCGTGGCGGTCGCGGGGTTCGCCGCCACCGTCCCGACCGGCCGGCTGGTGGATCGGTACGGCGCCCGCGGCGTCCTGCTCGGCGGCCAGGGCGCGATGGCGGCCGGCTGCGCGCTGCTGGCGTTCGCCGCCGGCCCCTGGACGGCGGGGGCGGCGCTCACCCTGATCGGCCTGACGTTCGGGGCGGCGCTCCCGGCGTTCAACACGATGATCGCCGCCGTCGCGGACGGGGACGTGCGGCAGCGCTTCTTCGGCGTGCACTTCGCCCTCATGAACCTGGGCATCGGCGCGGGAGGCGTCGCCGGCGGGCTGTTCGTCGACGTCGAGGCGCCCGCCACGTTCGCCGCGGTCTACCTCGCCGAGGCCGCGACCGCGCTGGTCGCGATGGCCGTGCTCCTGTTGCCGCTGCGGCGGCTGCGAGGGCGGGCCGGGCGGGGAGCGGCGCCGGGGGCCGGGCGGGACCCGGCGCCGGGGCCCAGGGAGGCCGGGTACCGCGCCGTTCTCCGGCAGCCCGCCGCGCGGAGGCTCGCCGCCGTCACCTTCATCGGCGTTCTCGCGGGTCACGGGCAGTTCCAGGTGGGGATCCCGAGTTTCGCGCGGGAGGTCGCCGGCGTCTCCACCGGGGCGATCGGCCTGGCGTTCGCGGTCAACACCGTGATGATCGTCGTCCTGCAACTGCCGGTGCTGTCGGCCATCGGCGGACGTCGCCGGACGCGGGCCATGCTGGTGATGGGCGGCGCCTGGGCCGGTGCGTGGGTGCTGCTCGGCCTCTCGGCGCTGGGGGCGGGCGACCTGCCGCCGGGTGCGGGGCCGGGTGCAGGGGCCGCCGTTGCCACCGCTGGGCTGCTGGCGTTCATGGCGGTGTTCGCCTTCGGTGAGACCCTGCTGCAGCCGACGGTTCCCGCGGTCACCAACGACCTGGCGACCGACCACGACCGGGGCCGGTACAACGCGGTCAACGCGGCGGCGTTCAACGGCGGCGCCATCGCCGCGCCCGCGGTCGCCGGCCTGCTCCTCGGCCTCGACCTGGGCGCCTGGTACGTGGGGCTGATGGCCGCCGGCTGCCTGGCGCTCTGCGGCCTGGCGCTCGCCCTGGAACGGGTGCTCCCGCCGGAGGCCAACGGCGTGCCCGCCACCGCCGCGCCTGGCGCCCGCTAG
- the ybaK gene encoding Cys-tRNA(Pro) deacylase: protein MSRKTKTGGTPATMALAKAKAEFTLHPYEHDAAAQAYGEEAADALGVPYERIFKTLVAEVESGLAVAVVPVAGKLDLKALASALNSKRAAMADAAKVERVTGYVVGGISPLGQRKQLPTVVDSSALDFETIYFSAGKRGLQIETAPDNLITLTRAVTAPIGKTG, encoded by the coding sequence ATGTCTCGCAAAACCAAGACAGGGGGCACTCCTGCCACCATGGCCCTGGCCAAGGCCAAGGCGGAGTTCACGCTGCACCCGTACGAGCATGACGCCGCCGCCCAGGCGTACGGCGAGGAGGCCGCCGACGCGCTCGGCGTGCCGTACGAGCGGATCTTCAAGACGCTCGTCGCCGAGGTCGAGAGCGGGCTGGCGGTGGCGGTGGTGCCGGTGGCGGGCAAGCTCGACCTCAAGGCGCTGGCGAGCGCGCTCAACAGCAAGCGGGCCGCGATGGCCGACGCCGCCAAGGTCGAACGGGTGACGGGGTACGTCGTCGGCGGGATCAGCCCGCTGGGGCAGCGCAAGCAGCTGCCCACCGTGGTGGACTCGTCGGCGCTCGACTTCGAGACGATCTACTTCTCGGCGGGCAAGCGCGGGCTCCAGATCGAGACGGCCCCCGACAACCTCATCACGCTCACCCGCGCCGTCACGGCCCCCATCGGCAAGACCGGCTGA
- the murA gene encoding UDP-N-acetylglucosamine 1-carboxyvinyltransferase, with product MIAEEVWQIEPSGPLRGDVEVRGSKNGVSKHMVAAMMGNGESSIHNAPEVGEVGITAEMLRALGIHVEISRTEIRIEKGAEIEPRVPDAFTGLNRIPILMLGPLLHLAGEAFVPLVGGDPIGRRPVNFHVDALRAMGAEVQVGDAGIYAKAKRLNGTRIELPYPSVGATETVLMSAVLADGKTVLKNAATEPEVVELALFLQRMGARIELSPDRRIVIEGVERLRGAQTWLTGDRIEAFSYLAAGLVTQGEVRVHGCPQDRLVTAITTLARMGAQFDINDEYLCATAPPEGLRAAAVQTDTHPGFMTDWQTPLMVLFTQSQGMSVLHETVFENRLVYVPALQKMGCEIEVFDQCLGGPACRYHDTNARHSAVVRGVSRLKGADVTLPDIRAGFSAVLAAAVADGPSTLRGVHHIERGYHRPFEQFVSLGLNITRQR from the coding sequence GTGATTGCAGAAGAGGTCTGGCAGATTGAACCCTCCGGCCCGCTCCGGGGAGACGTCGAAGTACGCGGTTCGAAGAACGGCGTGTCCAAGCACATGGTCGCGGCCATGATGGGCAACGGCGAGAGCAGCATCCACAACGCCCCCGAGGTGGGCGAGGTGGGCATCACCGCCGAGATGCTGCGGGCGCTCGGCATCCACGTCGAGATCTCCCGCACCGAGATCAGGATCGAGAAGGGCGCGGAGATCGAGCCCCGGGTCCCCGACGCGTTCACCGGGCTGAACCGCATCCCGATCCTCATGCTCGGCCCCCTGCTGCACCTGGCGGGGGAGGCGTTCGTGCCGCTGGTCGGCGGCGACCCGATCGGGCGGCGGCCGGTGAACTTCCACGTGGACGCCCTGCGCGCGATGGGGGCCGAGGTGCAGGTGGGCGACGCCGGCATCTACGCCAAGGCCAAACGGCTCAACGGCACCCGGATCGAGCTGCCGTACCCGAGCGTGGGCGCCACGGAGACGGTGCTGATGTCGGCGGTGCTGGCCGACGGCAAGACCGTGCTGAAGAACGCGGCCACCGAGCCGGAAGTGGTGGAGCTGGCGCTGTTCCTGCAGCGGATGGGAGCCAGGATCGAGCTGTCGCCCGACCGCAGGATCGTCATCGAGGGCGTCGAACGGCTGCGCGGCGCCCAGACCTGGCTGACCGGCGACCGCATCGAGGCGTTCTCGTACCTGGCGGCGGGCCTGGTCACCCAGGGCGAGGTCCGCGTGCACGGCTGCCCCCAGGACCGCCTGGTCACCGCGATCACCACGCTGGCCAGGATGGGCGCCCAGTTCGACATCAACGACGAGTACCTGTGCGCCACCGCGCCCCCCGAGGGCCTGCGCGCGGCGGCCGTGCAGACCGACACCCACCCCGGGTTCATGACCGACTGGCAGACGCCGCTGATGGTGCTGTTCACGCAGAGCCAGGGCATGTCGGTGCTGCACGAGACGGTCTTCGAGAACCGCCTGGTGTACGTGCCCGCGCTGCAGAAGATGGGCTGCGAGATCGAGGTGTTCGACCAGTGCCTCGGCGGGCCCGCCTGCCGCTACCACGACACCAACGCCCGCCACTCGGCCGTCGTGCGCGGCGTGTCCAGGCTCAAGGGCGCCGACGTGACGCTGCCCGACATCAGGGCCGGGTTCTCGGCGGTGCTGGCCGCGGCGGTGGCCGACGGGCCGTCCACGCTGCGCGGCGTCCACCACATCGAGCGCGGCTACCACCGGCCGTTCGAGCAGTTCGTGTCGCTCGGTCTGAACATCACACGCCAACGGTAA